A genomic stretch from Schistosoma haematobium chromosome 2, whole genome shotgun sequence includes:
- the CYP2E1 gene encoding Cytochrome P450 2E1 (EggNog:ENOG410V59K~COG:Q), producing the protein MWTILFSTIALMLSIIIIYLLYIKSSTKLPPGPISWPLIGYISCLGTDAFRKIQQLNKIYGDIVSFQVLGKTIIILYNYDLINEAANENRSKVGRYTMTVNDLLAENSGISNYDTPKALEMRRALLRLIHNNIKTAEEHEGTKLHPIILQNIINAQINELIRQLRIRQGKPVNILQLVRCTVWRIIWNLVFGKECQLTDKQISNTLDDISSNNLQNQLFQTRQLLPRF; encoded by the exons ATGTGGACAATTCTGTTTTCGACTATAGCTTTAATGCTTAGCATTATTATCATCTATCTGTTGTACATCAAAAGCTCAACAAAATTACCACCTGGGCCAATCAGTTGGCCTTTAATTGGATATATATCTTGTTTAG GTACTGATGCTTTTCGTAAAATTCAGCAGTTAAATAAGATTTATGGTGATATTGTGTCATTTCAAGTTTTGGGAAAAACAATAATCATATTGTATAACTATGATTTAATAAACGAAGCAGCAAATGAGAATCGTTCGAAAGTTGGACGATATACAATGACTGTAAATGATTTATTGGCAGAAAATTCAG GTATTTCAAATTACGACACACCAAAGGCACTGGAAATGAGAAGAGCTCTTTTACGTCTTAtacataataatataaaaacagCCGAAGAACACGAAGGTACTAAATTGCACCCAATTATATTGCAGAATATAATCAACGctcaaataaatgaattgattCGACAGTTGAGAATAAGACAAGGAAAACCTGTCAATATTTT ACAATTGGTGAGATGCACAGTTTGGAGAATTATTTGGAACTTAGTTTTTGGAAAAGAGTGTCAGTTAACCGACAAACAAATTTCAAATACTCTAGATGATATCTCATCgaataatttacaaaatcaaCTTTTTCAAACAAGACAACTATTGCCTAGATTTTGA